The genomic region agaaaaaaagtattctttatGTGGAGAAATTCCTTGCCCCAGTGACCATGTGCCTTTTATATGTTTTCCATTTGTACCAAAGATATATTTTTCTGCAcacatattatattaataatatattattatttatataatatattatataaataatatattatatttatataatatatatatattaatacattgcATAATGTATTAATaacatattaataatatattaatgtgTAAATTAGGTTTATTgccaataattttctttttttccctttgttgaattatttgttgtttattcaGTATTTAGGGTCAGTATGACACTTGAGGAATTGATTGCATCATTGTACATATACAGATCTTTTTATATAATATGGAAATttacaactatatatatatatacctatatatacctatatatatacacatatatgtgtgtgtatatacatatacatatacatatacatatacatatacacatacatatatacatatacatatacatatatacatatatacatacatatatatatgtgtgtgtgtgtatatatatatatagacaaaatcAGGTCCTCTGGAAAGGTGATACATAGTGCCACGCTGTAGAGCCCTAATGAAGGGGAGCACAAAAGTAATCAATGCATCAATAAAGAATTACTACTGTGTGGTGTTTTGTATCCAGGACCTATGGGAATCTATAGCACCTACATACATGGCAGGTAGTTCATATACGTATGGAGCGCCGGCTCTGCTTGACTGCAACTACTGAGACTATACAagtcacatccagcctcagatgcaaACAACAACAGGGTTTAACAAATAGTAGTCATACTGTACTATTCCCCATTTCTAACTTTAGGAGGAGACTAGAGTGTGATCACGGGTTTTACATTTCTGGTGTTCAATCACtgatcagaggaaagatttgaccTATTTGAAAAGCACGTCATACATAACCCCTCAACGACTGTCATGTTCTCTTTTGATGGCGGCACActaaaaggttttaaaattgcAGCTCCTTCTGGATTCCCCAAAGAGTATCTGTGCTCTTCTTTAAACGGCTCTCCTCCTCCGGATTCAGATTTACCTTCACCACATCTGAAATGCTATTCTGCCCCAAGATACATGGGACACTAAGGAAGACATCCTCATTGATGCCATATAGGCCCTTAATCATGGTGGAAATAGGATGCACTCTCCTAAGATTCTTCATAATGCTTTCTGCCAGATCTGCCACAGACAAGCCAATGGCCCAGGAAGTGTAGCCCTTCAGCTTGATCACCTCATAAGCACTTTCAACCACCTGTTTATGAACATCTTTCCAATTCTCTGAATCAGCATCACTTCccaaagaaggatgaagattctTCAGAGACACACCAGCAACATTGACACCACTCCATACAGGAACACTGGAGTCTCCATGTTCCCCAAGGACCCATCCATGACAACTTGAAGAATGGACACCAAATCTCTCCCCCATTAGGTAACGGAAATGGGCAGAATCCAGATTGCAACCACTTCCAATAACATGATTTTTAGGAAAGCCACTTAGCTTCCAGGCCACATATGTCAAAAtagccactggattggaaacaaTAAGCAGCTTGCAATTAGGGCTGTATTTAACAATATTGGGAATGATGAATTTAAAGATATTCACATTATGCTGGACCAAATTAAGACAACTTTCTCCCTCCTGTTGACATGCTCCAGCTGTAACAGTGACCAGTTTTGAGTGTGCAGTCACACCGTAGTCTTTGCCAGAAACAATCTTTGACATTTTGAGGAAAAGGGTGCCATGTTGGAGATCCATCATCTCTCCCTTTAGTTTGTCTCCTATTACATCATCTAGGGCAAGTTCATCAGCCAAATCCTTTGTTAAAATACTGATGGCACATGCCATGCCAACTGTACCAACCCCAACAACAGTGATCTTGTTCTGGGGAACCTGTTCTTCCTTTAGGACATTCAAAATATTgccaataattttcaaaatgcaAATGAGCAAACAAATCCAAAGCCACAAAAATGTATGGGGCACATGTTTGAAAAGGATCCTCTTAGTGCTGTGTAGAGTAAATCTAAGAGTTTGTAAGGGTCAAAGTATCACTTCTGAATGTTTTAGGGCAATTTGATAGATATATAAATGTCCATTTGGGGGAAGTTTtagtatttttgaaaaaaatatcagaATCCCACAAGTGATCCTCTTGATTAGAAAAATAACATATAGGAGAAAATGGTGATTCCAGGTATATTTCCtatatatgttaaaatttttacatcccACCTTGAGTCTCAAGTTTCCATTTCCATCCTtgaaaaagggtgtgtgtgtgtgtgtgtgtgtgtgtgtgtgtgtgtgtgtatgtgtgtttctgtgaGACTTGTGGCCCAGACCACTTCCTTTCCTATGGCATGGACTGTTATGATCTGGGAGGGGAGTGGTTAACTCCAAAGGGGCAAGATCCTGTCTTTAGCCCTaatccaaaataaaattttggtGAAGCCTGAATAAAACTTCAGTTTTTGGCTCATTTGTAAGTTTCTAAAAAAGCTTGTACCACTATCCCCATTTCCCATACAGTGTGCAATATGAAATAGGTATCAGATATAGAACTGCTTTTATTATGCAGAccttgaataaaatataaagacaTCACAGGACAAATACAGAATTATAATGTAAGTTGCATTTCAAGCCCGAGTAGTTTTGGGAGCTGCTGCTTAGGCTTAGACATAATACTGGATTGGTGGAGAAAATGATGACAACACTGAGTGAGAGGTAGACTTGTCATGTGAGCTTTGGAAAGGAAATGCATTCTTCTTTTTTGGAAAGAGATTTATGTGGTTGTAGACCCTCTTCTGGGAGATACACATAAGGGGCAagaggagtggagaggaagaaaagagggagggaaagagagaagaaaagtgggaggggaaggaagaaagggagaatgagagacagaaaaagagagacagagacagagaaaaagagagagacagagagacagagacagagagagacacagaaacagagacagacagacagactttgGAAGGTAGACATATAGGAAAAAGCCAGCTCTTCAACATGTCCTTATTTCCAGGTTGCCtccctagagactttggggagtttccccttgggtgagattgAGACCTCACTCGCTAGGATGAGCTGAGATATCTCACTCTCAGGGAGAGAGTTCATTCACTTTGTGTATTTTCTGGTGTATTCTAGTCTGTAGAACTTCTCTGTACTtctttttgccatttgcttcGATAAATGGATTTACTAGTTGTGAATGTCTTTCGTACAATTAGTGTATGGTGAGAAGGAGGTAAGTCTGAAAGTATAAACTTGGGGTTATGGCTTCCTTCCTAAGGGTTAGCAACAAGCACAGCTAGCAGCTTTGttacttttgaattttaaaaaaaaacaaaccaaaaacaaagtcATGCCCTCACACTACTTACAAGTGAGAAATAGAATTATAGTCCAACACTACTCTTTTCTCTCGGAAGAGAATAGAGTGACCAGCTTAGTGGACCCTTTGCCTGCTCCCCTCCAGGGAGGAATTCTGTTGGATGTGGTGGGCAAGACTTCAGAGATATTTACCAATTCTTCCCTCATGGATCAAACTTAGACTatttgtatgaatatatatgtatgtacacacacacacacatacacacacacacacacacacacatatatataccccTGTAGCATAAATTGTATAATAAAATACTCAAAAGTCCATTATACTCTCCCTGGAAGGGAAAGGCAGTTTCTGGAACTGCTGTGAAAATATTCCTCATTTACCTCAGACCTACACTATTTGGGCAATTCATAACAATATACAGGTTGGCAAATCTATCTTTTGTGGTAGATATTCTTCTCTGAGGAGTGTGCTATTAAGGAAATAATTTCCTTCTGGAAATTCAACCCAAATTCAGGAATTCTTGAACTCAGGAGGAACTCATGAAATAATCTCTACTGCTACAAATATTCATTTATGTGAATGCTAGCTTCTAATTATGCTCATAAGTGGAAgcaaaaaggcagaagaaagtATTTAGGACATAGAGGTCCCCTCACCACCTTTTGGTCTGGAAATCCAagggaaagaaagtgagaaaaaagaaaaaaaggagaaaagaggaaagctgCTTCACAGTTCACTTATAGAACAGGGAAGGTCTGGTTCTTCCAAGAAGAATCTGCTTCCCACAATCCTCAATTATCTTGGAGGAAGCCTAAGTCACTAGGGAGTAATCAAAGGAGTATCCTTGGTCTTAGCAAGGAATAAAGGCACATATCTATCTCATGACCAGTAACATGGTTGAATTTATTTGAGGACTGATAAAATTGATCATGGGCTCCCCTCATTACCTCATTGCATTTAATTCTTTGTCCCTTGGAAGACATGTCAAAAtgatttaagtatttttaaattcaaaaccTGGCCAAGTAACATGGCATGGTTTCCCAATGCTGCTGCAAGAATGCAATTATAGATTAGGTCCCATTATAATGAATTCAAAAGTACAGATCTTTGTTGTCTTGGAATTTTGTTGTGTCCCTAAAGATAGGAGTTTGGAATTTGTATATTTATAGGAAGAGCTCAGAAATCTCTGTTTTTGAGGGTTTTGTTGTAATGCTTGTAAAAATTAGGATTTAGCCTGAATTACCAAGAGAGTTCATGAAAATCTGTGATTGATTCATGTTTCTTTCTATAATTCTAACTATAATGGTGGATTTTGATGATGTGGATACTTTCCCAAGGGAAATCAAACATTTTGCCCACTTTATAGCATCAATTGAATACAAATGAATTAcagttatttataaaatatatatattacagaTAGTTCTAACATGAACTATACTGGCATTTTCTAATCAATTATGGGAATTATTAATTTTATGGCATTTTTATAACACATTTTTGTGCACAATGTTGAGGATATGTtattctttctagatttttccccCCATTGGAAAAAGAGCAGAAATCTGTGGCTGCTGTAGAAAGGACTCTTAAATTTCTTGATTCTTTATATGGAGCAATGATTTAATATGTATTGATGAAAGGTGTTAATTCTCCTAATACTGATTCCTGATGACACTACTTCCTCCAACTATCTTATGTGGCCATATTTAGCTACTCCTTCAAAGCTTTGTAATAACTCCTTGCTATAATTACTGTACAAATTATATGAATTAGGTAACACAGATCTTATAACTTCTCTGAATGCtttaatggaaaaataataaaaattctttaaaaattatgtgaATGATCAAAAATGGTAGAATTTCAGTGCATTAGAAAATTTTACACTATTAAAAAGGCAATTTAATGATTTAAGCAATGATGatatttctatttgtttcatTATCTACATTGAAGAGTCCAATATACATATTCAATTccatttagtaaacatttattcctTTGTAATGCAAGGTGATGCTACTAATGGTTATTATTCTTTTGTGTATGTCGAGGCTTGTCTGCAAAGACCATCATGTTATCCACAAGCCATTTCCATGTTTGTGTGTTAAAGACCATCCTTTGGAGTTTCTCTGGGGAAGGCATTGTGTGATACTAGAAAGAGGATTTGGTTAGGAGTTAAGATATGCATTCTGTAGTCCTGGTTCATCTACTGATTAGCTCTGAAATGAGgagaaatcatagaatttttctgcttattttctACCTATGGGATAATATATAGCATTTCTGTAGTAGTTtaagttttcaaaacactttacaagaattaactcattattttcccaaaACAATTTAGGGAGATAGGTgctttattatgcccattttacagagaggaaacagGTTgatagaggctaaatgacttgcccaggatcacattgctgtcaagggtctgaggctagatttgaacttatgtcttcctgactccaggtccagtgctatagccactatgccacctaacatATGATATGCTACTTGACTTACAgaattgtgagaatcaagtgagattatgtctatatctatatccatatctgtatctgtgtctatatctatctctatcactatctatctatccatctaactagagagagagagagagagacagagacagagagagagagagaaatatgctTTTGTACAGATCACTGTACAAACTGTaaggtggtataatggaaagatcaatagatttggagtcagaggacctgggttcaagccctactTCTGCCAATTATTACTTGTGTAAATTTGAGCAAGTTGAGGTTCATTTAGAGTAATGGAATACatggcctctaaagttccttatagctttaaatctatgctgtatgaatctacacacacacacacacacacacacacacacacacacacacacatgctatgAATGCACATGATTGATTATTAATTGAGTcagacttattagctgtttgcTAGAGTTAGCTTGACTTAATGGATAGATCCCTAAAGAAGACATactcaaatcctttctcagatacttagctgtgtgacccttgggtaggtcacttaatttccctgtgcctcagtttcctcatgtgaaaaatgagggggttaaactTGATGGCCTCTGTTGTCCTTGGCAGCCCTAAATCCATGATTTCATGATTCTACATAGAAATGTGAACAGCGAACAATACTAATTTCTCAGTCACATTGATAGACTGTAGTCGATCTCTCTGACTCAAGGTTACAATTGGACTAATTCTGTCAAAATCCTGCCACTGCACATGTAGAAATTAGAAGGTATACCTAATCATATTCAATGCCATTTCTTCACTGAAACCTCTTCGAGTACACTGGCAAAGAGACTAAATCACAAACCTGTTCTTCCCCAGGCTTTGCATCCATTGGATTTATTAAGGAATTCTTACTTTCTTGAACACCTTGATataattttttaacttttgcATAAGGGAAATTTAAATATAGTTTGTGGAAATAaccaaatcaaaaggaaaaaccaaattcTTCCTTAGAGGATGCAGACCTCTCCATCATGCTCAGTAGTTTTAGTATCACTTTGCTCTTTCtaatttcccttcattttctcatGATTAAGGTCTTGATGGGCAAAGGTTCAAGCACATCTCAGATCTCATAGCAATGTTCTTATTCATTATATTCAGATGTTAAAGATAAAGTGGgttccttcataatttttttttgctctcagtGCATAGCATCTGAAACACAGTTGTTTCTATTCATGCACTTATGTGTTAATAgaattcacacacatacatacatatgccttttaaagtgaattttatatttttgggaGAAGAGAGGAACTTTTGACTTCTTCAACATAGATAACTCCTGGTGTGaaaattttctcttctcatgTGGCTCATAATCTGGTCTGTAAATGATATTCTTGAAGGATTTCTGGGGTCAttgacagaggtcaagtgacttattcatggtcacacagctattttaCATTGGAGGCAGACTATGAACcttgattttcctgactctaaggccaaccTTCTATCTTCTGTGCTAGGCTGCTTCTCAGACTTTTAGAATGTTATGTTAAATAAACTTTATATCTTACATTTTTATTATGTCCCTGAGGCATTAGAATTttttgaaatgcaaattcaaatgaTTCATTCATTTTGAACATACATACTGTTATTTTTAGTTGTCTTTATTAAACTCTGTATTGGATGAACATAATGTTTCTGGCACATCATGTCCTCTTCATTTACATCTGGATGCTAGAAATGAATTGACTTTATAAACttgcttccttcccccctcccccagtacaGTATTTAGTGTATTATTTGTGTAGGCTAATCTATTCCATCTTGGTTGGAAATTATGGTTAGTGTTTTGACAAGCATCACTTTTAGAAGAATCCATGATCTGCATAAAAAGTGAGTAATTGGATTTAaagctgtcattttccttttatttagatTAACCAGTTGATCACAAATCCCAACTTGTtcgagtgtgtgtgtttgtgtgtgcgcaTGTGACAATGACAATTTCTTCCTCCCTATAGGCTCATGACACTTACAATAGTGGGGGAATAAGATATAGCCAGTAGACACTATGCCTGTTCCCCCAGAATTAGTAGGAAATCCCTCATCCCTTAAGGAATTTGGAAATCTTTATTTACATGTATTTCATAAAATTTTGGATGACTGTGTTGAGATACACATTTGTTTTCTGCAGTACAAAATCACTGAGAGAATTTACTTAAGGAGCATTAACATGTGCATTGCCATTACCTAAGCAAATCATGTTAAGAAAAATTGAGTGCCACCAAGGAGGTTAGAGCTGTAAAGGACCTTTGGATCATTTAGTCAAGGTTAGTGAAATAACACATTTCTGATTTATTAGATAGTTTTGGCACTGCGGGTTTAATATATGGAGAAGTTGAATGTGTGTGTTCTTAATTCAGGAAAACACAGAGCAAGAATTCATTTTCACCTTTGCAATGTTCAAGATAACAAAATTATCTTAAAGGATGTTGCATATTAAATGGAAAATTTAGATACTCACCTGTCAGTGAATGGTCATGCATTGGAGTGAATTTTGAAATAGATTTCATAGGAACAAATTTATGTATCTGTAATTAAGGTTTATGAtcagaaggattatacttagttgtttgctttgagactgggtctccctctctcctgtaGGCTGGGAGTAGCATGTTTACTCATGGGCACAACCCTACTGCTAACTCTAATGGAAGTTTTGACATGCTTTGCTTCCAGCCTGGGTCAATCAGGCTGGCCTTACCTGTCAGCCCTATTACATCTCAAGGACTACTGAACTCATACAATTCACCAGACCCAACTTCCTAAGTAGCAGGAATTACAAGCATGTACCACTATACCAGGTTACTTGGTGTTGAtaggggaaagaattttttttcttttgcggAAAAGAGTAATTAATTCCTTGAAATAGATCTTCAGTTAAGTAACAATGTCAGAAAGCCCACCAGGGCAGATTCCCAAAATCTCTCTAGTGTAATTAAAATGCCTGGACATAAAAATTCCAATAGCATTTTGTTAAAAACATAAATACATGGAGTTACCTTAGAACAAGCATCCAGCCTAGCTTATACCAATGTCTACTGCACTCAGGCTACGATCCAcactgaaaaaaacatttatattttgtaaaacaGCGGCTGCTGGTTTTATCAATAAAGTTGGAGCAGATggcttatatgtatatgtgtgaaaatctgtttttaactttttaatgttaaaaagatTCAATTTTGCTGCATTAGCATGCAATTTTATGGGCCCGAATTTTGAAATTCTGCTTATTTtagaacagacaaaaaaaccctcaagtttAAACCATGCCAACTGTAGGTACAAGCAAAATATCTGTGTATGAATACCATGTGTGGTCCATTAAGTTTATCATAAGAATCAGATTGGAGAGGTGGCATTTATTTTTGTATAGTGAACATAAATGATCAGTTAAGAACCTTACTGgaaatgttggagaagagaaCAATTCTTAAGCTGGTAAGAGTTCTGTAGTTTTTAATATTATACAGCATCTTGCCTCTTTGAAGTCACTCATCCAGCAACCTCAGCTACACAGGAGGTATCTGAAAACCAGAGAGTGAACAGCCAAAATTGATTTCTAAATGTTTAAGGACTAAATTTCAGATAACTTTTTGCAGGGCTGGGTGGGAAGAACCCAGTAAGTGCTTTGTcacatctatttatttttattttatacacatatcTAACAAGCTTTTTTGCATGTGCTCTTGGGCAGATGAAAGTAGCAATTGCAGAgttaaggaagaggagagaaagggaatgaaagCTTGTTGGTAGATCATAGGACCTTTTGTTGGTTGAGAGGCAGCATTTTATAATAGAAAAGCTCTGAACTTTAAGTTGGGAGTTCTCTTTTGGTTACTGGCTAGTCATATGAATTAAGCCAAATCTCAACtattctgtgccttagtttccttacctgtagaaaagggataataatacttgcattgtACTATTTATCTCACTATT from Trichosurus vulpecula isolate mTriVul1 chromosome 8, mTriVul1.pri, whole genome shotgun sequence harbors:
- the LOC118828853 gene encoding L-lactate dehydrogenase A chain-like, whose protein sequence is MACAISILTKDLADELALDDVIGDKLKGEMMDLQHGTLFLKMSKIVSGKDYGVTAHSKLVTVTAGACQQEGESCLNLVQHNVNIFKFIIPNIVKYSPNCKLLIVSNPVAILTYVAWKLSGFPKNHVIGSGCNLDSAHFRYLMGERFGVHSSSCHGWVLGEHGDSSVPVWSGVNVAGVSLKNLHPSLGSDADSENWKDVHKQVVESAYEVIKLKGYTSWAIGLSVADLAESIMKNLRRVHPISTMIKGLYGINEDVFLSVPCILGQNSISDVVKVNLNPEEESRLKKSTDTLWGIQKELQF